The following are encoded together in the Malaya genurostris strain Urasoe2022 chromosome 3, Malgen_1.1, whole genome shotgun sequence genome:
- the LOC131436157 gene encoding uncharacterized protein LOC131436157, translating to MNKLKTLLHSTSLDSGIATQQRKANRSNNNDRLEPEVGFKLTLDPGPHENFDNGNDDVFHPPTTAAASVSAASNDESTAPVAAVPELQVHLVGARHLPVSFGLKSVEGYMIKIKLFPGTVKFDSSIQTISWPMFGETFRFPLAASHKSSFRVKKTQSKEKPDKTVPEKIFNGNFVVFTVFALLELPPGYTSTFKHKTMTFIRQGSQRLKDKPVIGKLVKDVDPPEAKNVDFDQKRNLKKLTTSESQRNIGSVTYFLEPREFKESCNGRLFTTEEMWLPIKDMTVTQPAESRVAVFQSPKGQVEITLQLCDYTDVNFDRKSSDEDLSFNIDGPYSSSSSSPIATSPTPKLSKQSSCGSPISRSNSKKNRFSFKKMVKSVKNKDKNQNGLCLKISTAKIRCGIKCKEEFEAVNEKIYMKTTVLEYEILSATWKSEPFRPTLSTRWNPDECTIVIPLSSESSLGHISIRVVLAAKNRMGKKVYLGQLFLGPNAASTNTVKQDQWRKMIAYKGSPISVWHSFE from the exons ATGAACAAGCTGAAAACGTTGCTCCACTCGACGTCGCTCGACAGCGGCATCGCCACGCAGCAGCGCAAAGCGAATCGGTCCAACAACAACGATCGACTTGAACCGGAGGTAGGCTTCAAGCTAACACTTGATCCGGGTCCGCATGAAAACTTCGATAATGGTAACGACGATGTGTTTCACCCACCGACAACGGCAGCGGCGTCGGTGTCGGCGGCTTCGAACGATGAAAGCACAGCCCCGGTAGCCGCCGTTCCGGAACTGCAAGTTCATCTGGTCGGCGCTCGCCATCTACCGGTGAGCTTCGGACTGAAAAGCGTCGAGGGGtacatgataaaaataaaactgtTCCCCGGTACGGTGAAGTTCGACTCATCGATACAAACCATCTCGTGGCCGATGTTTGGGGAAACTTTCCGGTTTCCGCTGGCTGCTAGTCATAA GTCTTCATTTCGGGTAAAGAAAACTCAATCTAAGGAAAAGCCAGACAAGACTGTGCCGGAAAAAATTTTCAACGGAAACTTTGTGGTGTTTACAGTATTCGCTCTGTTGGAACTACCGCCAGGG TACACATCCACCTTCAAGCACAAAACGATGACCTTCATCCGCCAGGGTAGCCAGCGTTTGAAGGACAAGCCAGTCATcggaaaactggtgaaagatgTGGATCCACCGGAAGCCAAAAACGTCGACTTCGACCAGAAGCGAAACCTGAAAAAGTTAACCACCAGTGAAAGTCAACGAAATATCGGCTCAGTGACGTACTTTTTGGAACCCAGAGAATTCAAAGAGTCATGCAACGGTCGTCTTTTTACGACCGAGGAAATGTGGTTACCCATTAAAGACATGACGGTTACCCAACCGGCCGAATCGAGAGTGGCG GTCTTTCAAAGCCCCAAGGGTCAGGTTGAAATCACACTGCAGCTTTGTGATTACACCGACGTTAATTTCGATCGAAAATCATCCGACGAAGACCTCTCGTTCAACATCGATGGCCCGTATTCTTCCTCGTCGTCTTCACCGATCGCCACCAGTCCAACCCCGAAGCTCAGCAAACAATCTTCCTGTGGATCGCCGATTTCACGTTCGAACTCtaaaaagaatcggttcagtttcAAAAAGATGGTCAAAAGCGTCAAAAACAAAGACAAAAACCAAAATGGGCtgtgtttgaaaatttcaacggCCAAGATTCGCTGCGGCATCAAGTGCAAGGAAGAATTCGAGGCGGTGAACGAGAAGATCTACATGAAGACCACGGTGCTGGAGTACGAGATCCTGTCCGCCACTTGGAAGTCGGAACCATTCCGACCGACTCTATCGACCCGTTGGAACCCGGACGAGTGCACCATCGTGATCCCGTTGAGCAGCGAGAGCAGCTTAGGGCACATTTCGATTCGAGTCGTTTTGGCAGCCAAGAATCGAATGGGCAAAAAGGTTTATCTGGGGCAACTGTTTCTGGGACCCAACGCGGCCAGTACTAATACAGTCAAGCAAGATCAGTGGCGAAAGATGATTGCCTACAAGGGTTCGCCCATTTCGGTGTGGCACAGTTTTGAGTAA